CCCGGTGGTCTCGTCCCAGCGCAGGACGCGGTCGTTGGGGATGTCGCTGAACAGCAGGTACCGGCCGGCGGGGACGTACGCGGGGCCTTCGGTCCACTTGTTGCCGGTGTGCAGGCGCTCCAGCAGGTCGTCACCGAAGATCAGCAGCCGCTCGTCGAACGACTCCACCTTGGTCGGAATGACATCCACGTCTGACTCCTTTGCGCCGAACGTCGTCTGGTGATGAGCCTATAGTGGTTGATGGCATCTGGTGAAGGAGTGGGAGATGGACGACACTGATCGCGCGGTGCTGGCCCTGCTGCGGGAGGACGCGACCCTGTCCTACGCCGCGCTGGGGGCGCAGGTGGGGCTGTCGGCGGCGGCGGCGCACGAGCGGGTGCGCAAGCTGCGGGAGCGCGGCGTGATCCGGCGGACCACGATCGACATCGACCCGGTGGCGCTCGGGTTGGACGTGCTGGCGTTCGTGTTGGTGGACTCGTCGGCGTGGGTCGGGTCGCCGGCGACGGCGGACGCGCTGCGGGCGTTGCCGGCGGTGGAGGAGGCGCACATCGTGGCGGGGCGGGCGTCGCTGCTGCTGAAGGTGCGCACGGCCGGCACGCGCGAGTTGCAGGGGGTGCTGCGGGAGGTGCACGAGATCGCCGGGGTGTCCGGGACGAACGCGATCGTGGTGCTGGAGACGTGCTTCGAGCGCTCGGCGGACCCGGGGTCGGTCTGAGGGTCGGGCTGGGGTGGTCCCGTGCGGGCGCCTCGCCCGGGACCACCCGCGGTCAGCCGATCGTCGTCGTGGTGATGACCGGGTTCGGGTCGGGGTGGCGCCTTCACACGCCGATCCGGCCCCACGGACCCCAGATCGCGAACGTCATCCCGCGCGACGCCTGGATGTTGACGAACAGGGTGTGCCCGTCCGGGCTGAAGGTGGACCCGGCGAACTCGTCGTTGAACCTCGGCGTGCCGGAGCCGCTGACCAGGCGGTTGAGGGCGATGTCGAACAGCTGCCCGTCCCGGGTCAGACCGCGCAGGTAGTTGTCGTTGACGCCGTCCTCGCAGACCACCAGGGTGCCGCGCTTGCTGGTGGTGACGTTGTCGGGGAAGTCGAGCACGTCCGGGCCGGGGGACTGGTAGAGCAGGGTCAGCACGCCGGAAGTCGTGTCGTAGCCCCAGATCTGGCCGGTGCCGTTGCCGTAGCCGGTGGCCGTGTCCGGGCCGGTCTCGGCGGGGCCGCCGCCCTGCGTCGAGGTGAAGTACACGACGCCCCGGTCGTAGGCCGAGCCTTCGAGGCGGGAGAACATCGCCGCGCCCTGCGCCTGGCCCTGCGCGGCGACGTGGTTGAGCGCGGTGTCGTTCGTGGTCGGCGCGGCTTGACCGGGCGTGTACGGGAAGGTCGGGGCGGGGTCGTCGATGTCCACCCACTCCGTCTCGTAGCTGGTGCCCGTGGGCTGCGCGGCCTCGAGGTGGGCGTTGGGGACGCCCTTGACCTTCAGCATCTGCAACCGGCCGTGGTTGT
This DNA window, taken from Saccharothrix variisporea, encodes the following:
- a CDS encoding Lrp/AsnC family transcriptional regulator, whose protein sequence is MDDTDRAVLALLREDATLSYAALGAQVGLSAAAAHERVRKLRERGVIRRTTIDIDPVALGLDVLAFVLVDSSAWVGSPATADALRALPAVEEAHIVAGRASLLLKVRTAGTRELQGVLREVHEIAGVSGTNAIVVLETCFERSADPGSV